The sequence GCTTTGCGCCGTGCTTTGCGCCGTGCTTTGCGCCTAGCTTGCCAAGGGTTTATCAAAAATCGCAGTCAGTGCGATGAGTAACAGCGGCAATGGCTAGCCTTGCTTTGCGTTGGAGTTCCGACGGTGGGACCCTTGGTGCGAGCGAGCGAGGCCTCAGCTTACTGTACCAAGACGCATGTCCTGTattagtactaggtagtgtGCTGTGTGCAGCACGTCGTAACATTGCGGCAGGATCCTAATACGCAGTAGGTACTATTACGCCCACGGCCAATTGGTCAGCCATATTGATGGTGCTTTCTGTGCAATGCGTGGGTTGAGAGCGTTgatctgctgctgagcttggAAAACCACGAAGCTGTCCAGAACTCTCCTGGGCTGCTGCCGACTGCACTCTCGCACCGCCCGAGGTGACGCATCCGATGAGCGCTTGCAGCGCCCACTGCTCCGTAAGGCTCCAGCAGCGTGGAGCTCGTGCCCCACCTCAACCGCCGAAATCtggcttctgctgccctGTCCAATGGAACGTTTCTCATTACTTGAAGCCATTGACCTCTATCCATGATGATATATTCTCTACAATCCAAAGGGGAGGCTTCTCTACctctgcatcttctcctGTCTTCTTTCGTCAGAGCCGCTCTCTCGAAAATCACCTTGCATATGCCCTTGGCCATCTCCAAAAAGGCTCCACGTCTCATTGTAGTCAGGCTCCGGTCGTGATCCGGAGAATCACCAGCCGCAGTATGCAACTACAGATGCCGGAATACTACATCCTAGCCTCtggtatattatatactatcaTGTACTTATTATCACTAAACGTACTACATACTGCTAATATGCTCTCCCTGCCTTTGCCTGCGGGCTACGTAGGCGAATGCATGTACACAGAGCTATCCAAGTAGCCAACCACGTAGACGCTTTTTCTAGGTAGCCACTACCTATtgctgcattgcattgcatgcaATCAATGTCTTGAGCCACGCAACGGTCGTGGAGTGCCGGAATTGCTCAGGTTTCAAATTGCGTCGCACCGCGTACTAGGACTTTGCATATGCCCTACAGGATATGCTCGGGCTATTTCGGAATGGCATTCAGACAATATTGTCGCTTCAGCCAAAGTGGTAAGCTCTTCCGGAGTGTGTCTCCTTTGTATAGTATAAAGCAAATCATCTTTGAGCAACCGAGTCTGCAAGGGAGTGTGAGCATCAGCTTACACATCTATGTACCACACCTCAACTGTTTAGCGGCCGATCGGATGGAGGCCAACTTCAGTTCAGGGCAGGAAGCTAGTAGCGTTAAAACTGGCCATCAGTATCAACATATCGATATGCCCAAGTGCTATTTCTACCTGCACTAAAGGGCGTAACATAGCGTATCGCCATGACTCGTATATAAATCATAGGGTAGGGTAATCCACCACTTCCTGTTAATTCCTCACAACAAAAGATCAATCAGCTGGCTATTCTACCCAAAATACCAACTCCTACTCAACCTCATATTACGCAATGAACGCCATGTATTTCTATGCTAAGTGCTATGGACTTAATGAAAGGTAGTATATAGATAAGTTGAACCCCATAGCTAGGTCTcgccaagaaagaaagcattgGGCACCATGTTCTCCTTGGTTCAAACACCAGCGGAAGCTGAGGCGTGGAAGCGCCATATCTCCAATATAGGAAAAATGGATATCGGACGATATATGTCCTTTATATGGTATGTCGGGTGTTCTCGTTGTCGTCTCGCCCATCCTCTTTTCAcgacccccccccccccccctttcctcTCAAAAACTTCACGTCTATTTCAGTACCCGGTCATATGTAGTACCCTTAATAGTTCCTCCACTCATGGCCGTTCGTACGTTTCTCTTGAAGCCTTCTCGGTTGCTTCGCAGGTCATCAGCAGCCTCTTTGTTCAACGGATCTGAAGCATTGGGTTCTAAGAACAAGAACTGTAATTTTCATCAAGTCAGCCTCATAGCTCGTACTCGATATCCCACTCTCCCGCTCTATGGGCGGCCAAGAGCAGAAGCGCATGTGCCGGTTCTTACCTGCAGTCCCACGATGACAGCATTCAGATTCAACACTGGCTTCCAGTCCTCCCGCAGAATGTTCAAGCAAACTTTACCTTCCAGGTCGATATTAGGGTGGTAGATCTTTTCCATGCATCGTACTTTCGGGGGCTCGTGGGGGAAGTTCTGGTTGATGGCGAAGTCGAAGGTGAATCTTGCCCCTCGGTACATACCCTCGTCCGGCTCGATACTCAGGATAAAGTTGAGGATGTTGTCAGGATCCGGGAAATCCGTTCTCATCGTGGCGCCGAGTGATAGTTCTGATAAATCTGCATTTCGGTTGTAAATGGCTCTCTGTTAGCTACCCTGTCATGTAATAGCAGAGTGAGGTCGGGAGGGTATTTGGGGGGGGCTTACCTTTCTGCACTCGCAGCTGCGCCGCCGtcaccttcttcctctttccccCAGCGGCCTGACCTTCAGCATTCtcagcttctttttgcttttttttctataactATACGTTAGGAATCTCCGTGGCAGAATATAAGCAGGGCGCGTGCCTAGTACCATAGACCATATGTTCAACATCGTGGGCTGTTGGAATGTCGCCGGTGAGACCGATATCCTGAAATGGCTAGCCGCACGAATAGAAAAGGacgaaagaaatgaaaatgctTTTGATGAGCAAGAGAAAAACAGAGCCTCGACCGCCGATTTAGAGGAGGACCAAGTCTTTCCGTTTGCGCGCAAAAGTGATGTTTTGGACAAGAGGAAAAGCAACCGTTCATCGGCGGGGACCGATGTTGCCTTGCTGGAGACGAGATGCTGTCACACAATTGCGATAAGATAAGACCCTACTCCATAATTTTAGATGCGTAGGTAATCTGACGCGGCCGGAGTTTATGCGGCGACAAAACGTGGAGAGCGCATATTACATAGAGAACGAAATGAACACAGTCAGATCATTAATCATTGAATAGATAGATTTCCTTGTTTCCTCTCTAATATCCTTTCTCTCTACTCAGTAGGCGCACCGCAAAAATTTCTTCCAAACTATCTgcaaaacttttttttttcgtctcaGGTCGCCTATTCCATCCCGTGTGAACAAAGAAACATGCTAAAAACATTAATGCCTTAATAACGTTACAAGCCAAGGTATATCTGTATATGAAATAATTTGTCTACTAGGCAACCCGTATATTCCTGTAAAACCACAGCCGCAAACTCTCAATCGGGGTCGCAAACGACCTTTTAATTTATCTTCTAGCGAAGCAGCACATAAGACCCGTCTTACCCAGGAACCAGAGGAACCCGATGAAGCGGACGAGAGACAGCACGGCGGTAGCATACAGAAGGAACTTGAAGAAACTGGCAGTGCGGCTGGAGGCAGATCCCTATAGTAGTTGTTAGTTATCAGAAGCATTATAGGAGAGGTCGTATCAAAGAAGCTACTTACCACAAAGCCGACTTGGCTAAAGCTGTCGGTAGTGACACCGATGATCAGAACAATGTTGGTAAACAACCAAGAAACGACCAGACCGGTACGGAAAGACTTGTAACCGTCTTCCacgtccttcttctcaatctcttcctcctccttgaaGGGAGCCAGGGCTCGTCGCACAGTCTGTTCGAACTGACTGTCGATATCCTCTTGCTCCTTTTCAATTTCTTCGACAACCACTTCGTTCTTCTCGCCCTTCTGGACATTGGCAGACGGAAGAGCTTCAGCCTTATCGGAACCCTTGGTACCCCAAGACACATCGTGCCAGTTGTTGAAAGCATAGACCATGAGAATGTTGATGTAGGTCGACATGAGCAACAGATAGTGGGGGAAAGAGTGGAACATGTGCCAGGGATCGAGAtacaagaaagaagcaatgaAGTAAAGACCGTAAATGGTAATCAGGGCGATAATAATGACACCTGCGGCACTCGCACCGAAGAAGAAACTCTTGACAAAGTCTTCACCGTTGTCAAAGTTGATCTGCTCGTCGAGGGGTGTCTTGAACGCGCTGACGACCAAGAAGACGGAAAGAACCAAAATGTAACCCTGAATCAAAGCAAAGACCATGAAAGAAGCAATATAGGTGAACTTGGAACCCTTCGGTCTGTTACCCAGAGCGAGGATGAACTGCAAGATGACGAATGCAAGATAAATGTATTTCAGAAGCGTGTTGACAATGGGTGTCGCGGTATCTCCAAATGGGAAAGCGTGATGCTCATTGGTGCTGTTAGACGGAATAGAAGGAGTACCGACAAGGTCCATAATGACAGTGGTGGTAAGATAGTAAGAAGCCAGGGAGAACCAAGAGAAGATGACGTTGAGGAAGTTGTAAATAAGCTGGATGTGCAAGAAGAACATGCGGATGATGTTGTGACCACTCTTGTACATTCGACCGAAGTGCATCAGCGAATACAGAGAGGCAGCAAACGAACCGTTGAGCCAACGACGACGCTGACTGATGAATTCGGCAGCACCTTCTGGAACATCAGTCTCAcccttggcagccttgatGTAGGTCAAGTGCCATTTCTGGCCAGCTTTGGCGACCAGCTCGAAACAAAGAATACGATCTTCGGCCAAAAACATGTTCTTCTTGAAAATGTTCATGCCGTCGATACCCTTCTTACCAAGAATCTTGGACAGCGTGTGATCACCATGGAAATACTGCTCCAGAGGGCGTCCCATGATAGCTCGGAAACGATAGGCAGAGAAGGCACCGGGCAACACAGAGACGTAGCCGAAAGAACTCTCAAGGGGCTTGTCAAGAATATTTGAAATCTTGTACTCAAAGTTCTGCACGGCGACCAGGGGGttgagcagcttcttgccgccCTTACCCAACATGGCGTGAATCTCACCACAAGCACCACCAAGATCCTTGTCGTTGTAGAAGCCCTCCCACAAAGCCAGCAGCGAACGAGGGCTGGGCTTGGTACCGGCATCAAGAAGAATACAGACTTCGGGGTTCAAAATTCGGCCAAAGGCGTTGAACAGCCAACGATGGGAGTTGATCTTCTTGGTGTTCTGCTGTTTCAAGCAGAAGATGAACTGAACAGGGGGCAGGTTTTGCGCATTGTCAGCAGAAGGTCGGATGAGCTGCTGGTTGGGCGTGACGGAAAGCTGACTGGTGTACTCAAAAATGTGAGCGACGGTTTCCTTGCCGTCGACATCCTTCTTGACGACACCATCCTGGTACACACCAATGGTGGCGAGCACGTCCAGGGTGTTCTTGTCAGCCTTGTCGATACCGTCAAAGACGAAGCAGACGACAATCTTCTGCCAGGCGGGACCTCCCTTGTTCCAGAAAGTCGACTTCTTGAGGTTGACGATGTCTCGGATGTTTTGCATCACACCGTGCAGAGTTCTGGCAAGCAGAACCTTATCTTCGTTGTAGTACGTAATGGCAATAAGAAGCTCCGTGTGACGGTTATACATTCGCGGCCGCAAATCGTAACCGTTCTTCAAGGTGAAGTCATTGGGATCACAAGTGGCGGCCGTGTATCGCATCTTGATAAACTCCTCGTTGCCGCCTTCGACATCGCGGTACTTGGGCTCAACCGCGTTCTTGATGGCACTGGGCACCGGGTAGTCGATACTCAAAACGGAGCCCTGGACAAGCTTGACCTTTCTGGTGTTGTAACGCTTCAGACCGCCACCagcgggctgctgctgtcgctgaaCCCAGCTGTCGTCATCGTTATCATGGACAGTTGAGGCAGGGCGGGGGAAATCGTATCCCGGGCCCTGGCCGTACTGGTTGTAGCCATTGTCGCTGCCCAAGCCAGGAGTGCCGATGGGTGATGCTCCAGGGGCATAAGACTCGGTGAGACTGTAAGCTGAGACAGGACGGTCGGGAGGAGTCCCGGCACCAAGGCGATCATGCTCGTAGCCATGCGCGCCGGGCTCGTTCAGCAGATATCGtccagcttcttcctcttgctcgTGGGGGGGCAAGTGATActagagaaagaggaaagcgtTAGCCAAACCTTGCTTGACCTAATCTCGACGTCGTCCTTGGGCCTTGTTTTGGTGGCTACTCACGCTACTGCCTGAGGGAAGATCCTGTAGCGGGTGTCCCCCGCCTTGGCCACCGCCGGCACCGTTGTATGCCATGATGGTCCTATTTCTAAAATGGTATCAAGACGACGGCTGTGAAAATTGTAATGCTAACGAGCGTCTTCGGTGGATTGTTTGTTGTTCGTAAATCGTGTCTAGTTGGCTCGCGTATGTCCCGACGGGCAAGGTACAATGGGGGGACGAAAAAAATAGGGGACcccaaagagagagagagggacaAGAAAAATCTATTGAGCTCAATGCCAGCTTTGTTTGCGGAAAGCAACCCGACCCCTAACGATACGAGCAATGAGGCACCAGCCTCGAACGATGGGACTGAAGGTTGgggaagatggaagagcGAGAGTTGACGACGAAGCCTGGTGGGCTGAAAAGAATAATAAGGGGAGGGAAAGGCTCTCGCGAACGATTCAGGAGATGCCCCAAGTGCTGCGTGCTTCTAGGATCTTGTTTCGGACAGTACGAAATGCATACAGTGCCCGGCCTCTGGAGCGATGGCCCAGAATAGGGGAGACTAGACGCTAAGGGGCCTCGAGGGGGGAGCTGAGCCACCGCACCTGCACTGTACAAGACTTCTCAAACAACAGGCGAGCATATTCGCTGGGCATCCTTTGGGCTAGGCCGCCTTATCAGCCCCGAGTTAGCGTCTGCGGTGAGACAGCCGCAGCGAACACTCGCTGTAAGACAGAGAAAACCAGCGCTGGAGCTCGAGGAGAACGGCCGGAGGCAGCAGAGTATCACCTGTCGTCATCACGTTGCCCCTCCCTTTTATGCAGGAGGgtccagcagcttctcgcgtTGCATTTGCCTGCACCTCCAGAAACAAGATTTCCTTGTTGCTGGACACCCACATTCCAACTCATGGCTCTCGCCACAAAGCCGCCGGAAATTTCCAGCTGTCGAGGCTGCCCAGATGCTGAAAGAGCTCCCCTATGCTCGCATGAGCCGCAAAAGTGTCAAAATCTCGTATGGCTGTGGGCAAAAAACAAGGCGGTATCCGCTTTTGAAAGCCCGGCCCTGCAATAGCACCAGATGCTGACATCCAATCCCTGGAGCGCGGCTGACTGCGTCCCACTGTCTGCTGGAGAGCGACGTACAGTGGCTG comes from Trichoderma asperellum chromosome 3, complete sequence and encodes:
- the CHS1 gene encoding Chitin synthase, class 1 (CAZy:GT2_Chitin_synth~TransMembrane:8 (o531-548i560-585o623-640i652-677o697-726i738-755o836-862i874-895o)) — translated: MAYNGAGGGQGGGHPLQDLPSGSSYHLPPHEQEEEAGRYLLNEPGAHGYEHDRLGAGTPPDRPVSAYSLTESYAPGASPIGTPGLGSDNGYNQYGQGPGYDFPRPASTVHDNDDDSWVQRQQQPAGGGLKRYNTRKVKLVQGSVLSIDYPVPSAIKNAVEPKYRDVEGGNEEFIKMRYTAATCDPNDFTLKNGYDLRPRMYNRHTELLIAITYYNEDKVLLARTLHGVMQNIRDIVNLKKSTFWNKGGPAWQKIVVCFVFDGIDKADKNTLDVLATIGVYQDGVVKKDVDGKETVAHIFEYTSQLSVTPNQQLIRPSADNAQNLPPVQFIFCLKQQNTKKINSHRWLFNAFGRILNPEVCILLDAGTKPSPRSLLALWEGFYNDKDLGGACGEIHAMLGKGGKKLLNPLVAVQNFEYKISNILDKPLESSFGYVSVLPGAFSAYRFRAIMGRPLEQYFHGDHTLSKILGKKGIDGMNIFKKNMFLAEDRILCFELVAKAGQKWHLTYIKAAKGETDVPEGAAEFISQRRRWLNGSFAASLYSLMHFGRMYKSGHNIIRMFFLHIQLIYNFLNVIFSWFSLASYYLTTTVIMDLVGTPSIPSNSTNEHHAFPFGDTATPIVNTLLKYIYLAFVILQFILALGNRPKGSKFTYIASFMVFALIQGYILVLSVFLVVSAFKTPLDEQINFDNGEDFVKSFFFGASAAGVIIIALITIYGLYFIASFLYLDPWHMFHSFPHYLLLMSTYINILMVYAFNNWHDVSWGTKGSDKAEALPSANVQKGEKNEVVVEEIEKEQEDIDSQFEQTVRRALAPFKEEEEIEKKDVEDGYKSFRTGLVVSWLFTNIVLIIGVTTDSFSQVGFVGSASSRTASFFKFLLYATAVLSLVRFIGFLWFLGKTGLMCCFARR
- the UBC12 gene encoding NEDD8-conjugating protein ubc12 (BUSCO:EOG092D4MKM), which encodes MLNIWSMKKKQKEAENAEGQAAGGKRKKVTAAQLRVQKDLSELSLGATMRTDFPDPDNILNFILSIEPDEGMYRGARFTFDFAINQNFPHEPPKVRCMEKIYHPNIDLEGKVCLNILREDWKPVLNLNAVIVGLQFLFLEPNASDPLNKEAADDLRSNREGFKRNVRTAMSGGTIKGTTYDRVLK